One segment of Castanea sativa cultivar Marrone di Chiusa Pesio chromosome 3, ASM4071231v1 DNA contains the following:
- the LOC142628702 gene encoding uncharacterized protein LOC142628702: MIDQWSGADVMYPDLYRGLGLKKGDLSKYDTPLMGFDGHMVILEGQMSLLVIMGSKEVMVTLIVVASFSLYTAIFGRPWIHDMGVVPSTLHVKVKFRTDEGITVIRGDQQAARQCLVAAAIKQTEQKELAERAPL, from the coding sequence ATGATAGATCAATGGAGTGGTGCAGATGTAATGTACCCGGACCTATACAGGGGGCTCGGCTTGAAAAAGGGGGACTTGTCCAAGTATGATACACCTTTAATGGGATTCGACGGGCATATGGTGATTCTAGAAGGGCAGATGTCGCTCCTAGTTATCATGGGAAGTAAGGAGGTAATGGTGACATTAATAGTGGTCGCTTCTTTCTCACTGTACACGGCAATATTCGGAAGGCCATGGATACATGACATGGGGGTTGTGCCGTCCACCTTGCACGTAAAAGTCAAGTTCCGAACTGATGAGGGGATTACAGTGATAAGGGGTGATCAGCAAGCAGCTAGACAGTGTTTGGTAGCCGCGGCAATCAAACAAACAGAACAGAAGGAGTTAGCCGAGAGGGCACCCCTATAG
- the LOC142627154 gene encoding serine carboxypeptidase-like 50 — protein MELSTGPNSLNLALFLIFFSFCNIPALLSSLTSSSSSTSPFPNEALPTKSGYLPVNPTTGSAIFYAFYEAQKPNSSLSQTPLLIWLQGGPGCSSMIGNFFELGPWRVNFHKAKSDPLVLEPNSGSWNRIFGLLFLDNPIGTGFSIASTPQEIPRDQYTVATHLFAAITSFIELDPLFKFRPIYITGESYAGKYVPAIGYYIVKKNAELAVSEQVNLAGVAIGNGLTDPITQVATHSVNAYFSGLINERQKGELEKAQWEAVQLTKLKNWSEATTARIEVINLLQNMTGLATLYDFTKKVPYKSYLVDEFLQNKEVKKALGVNESIVYEECSAVVGDALYEDVMKSVKYMVQFLVKKSKVLLYQGNFDLRDGVVSTEAWVKTMKWEGIGNFSRAERKVWKVNGGLAGFVQKWGSLSHVVVLGAGHLVPTDQPLSSQAMIEDWVLERGLFGHQQEEDL, from the coding sequence ATGGAGCTATCAACAGGGCCCAACTCCCTCAACCTTGCTCTCTTCCTAATCTTTTTCTCCTTCTGTAACATCCCAGCTTTATTATCATCacttacttcttcttcttcttcaacctcTCCTTTTCCCAATGAAGCTCTCCCCACCAAATCAGGCTATCTTCCTGTCAACCCCACCACTGGTTCTGCCATTTTCTATGCTTTCTATGAAGCTCAGAAACCTAATTCATCTCTCTCCCAAACCCCACTTCTCATTTGGCTCCAAGGTGGCCCTGGATGCTCCTCCATGATTGGAAACTTCTTCGAGCTTGGGCCCTGGCGtgtcaattttcacaaggccaAGTCCGACCCCCTTGTTCTTGAACCCAATTCAGGTTCTTGGAACCGCATATTTGGCCTTCTTTTCCTCGATAATCCGATTGGAACTGGGTTTAGTATTGCTTCTACGCCCCAAGAAATCCCAAGAGATCAATATACTGTTGCCACCCATCTTTTTGCTGCAATCACTTCGTTTATTGAACTAGACCCTTTGTTTAAGTTTCGTCCAATATATATTACGGGCGAGAGCTATGCAGGGAAGTATGTTCCGGCAATTGGATACTATATTGTGAAGAAAAATGCAGAATTGGCTGTGTCTGAGCAGGTCAACTTAGCTGGTGTTGCTATTGGAAACGGTTTAACTGACCCGATCACTCAGGTGGCAACTCATTCTGTAAATGCTTACTTTTCAGGTTTGATCAATGAGAGGCAAAAGGGTGAGTTAGAGAAAGCTCAATGGGAGGCAGTTCAGCTGACTAAATTGAAGAATTGGAGTGAGGCCACAACTGCTAGAATTGAGGTCATAAATTTGTTGCAGAACATGACAGGGTTGGCCACGTTGTATGATTTTACAAAGAAAGTTCCGTACAAATCTTACttggttgatgaatttttgcaAAACAAGGAGGTGAAGAAGGCCCTAGGAGTGAATGAGTCGATTGTATATGAGGAATGCAGTGCTGTAGTGGGGGATGCATTGTATGAGGATGTGATGAAGAGTGTGAAATATATGGTGCAGTTTTTGGTGAAAAAGAGCAAAGTTTTGTTGTATCAAGGGAATTTTGATTTGAGGGATGGTGTAGTTTCAACTGAGGCTTGGGTAAAGACAATGAAATGGGAGGGAATTGGGAATTTTTCCAGGGCAGAGAGGAAGGTTTGGAAGGTAAATGGAGGGCTTGCTGGGTTTGTTCAGAAATGGGGGAGTTTGAGTCATGTTGTGGTTCTGGGGGCTGGGCATCTTGTGCCTACTGACCAGCCATTGAGTTCACAAGCAATGATAGAGGACTGGGTTTTGGAGAGGGGCTTATTTGGCCATCAACAAGAGGAggatttgtaa
- the LOC142629331 gene encoding 1-aminocyclopropane-1-carboxylate oxidase homolog 4-like has translation MATNVNDEEYDRVKEVKQFDESKIGVKGLVDSGITTIPRFFVHPPDVLSQLKPGSKTRPDLVIPTIDLSGVDSHHSRSLIVDQIRQACSSFGFFQIVNHGVPLGVLDRAIQSIKGFHEERTEIKARFYTRGIGTGVSYISNVDLYNSKAASWRDTLQLRMGPKMADHDQIPEICRNEVIEWDREIQRLGEVLSGLMCEGLGVETWRLKEMTCLEGRTMVGHYYPKCPQPDLTVGLAYHTDPGVLTVVQQDHVGGLQVRYGEDWVDVKPVPGALVINVGDLLQIISNEVYKSAEHRVLANPSDEPRVSIAVFFNPGNRDDLYGPLPELISSEKPALYRQFTLTDFMTRFFKKELDGKSLSNYYKL, from the exons atgGCAACCAACGTTAACGACGAAGAATACGACAGAGTGAAAGAAGTAAAGCAGTTCGACGAATCCAAGATCGGAGTTAAAGGCCTTGTCGACTCCGGCATAACCACCATCCCTCGTTTCTTCGTTCACCCACCGGATGTTCTGTCTCAACTCAAACCCGGATCCAAAACCCGACCCGACCTCGTCATCCCCACAATCGACCTCTCTGGCGTTGACTCTCACCACAGCCGCTCCCTTATCGTTGACCAAATCAGACAAGCCTGTTCAAGTTTCGGGTTCTTCCAGATTGTCAATCATGGTGTGCCCCTGGGAGTTCTGGACCGTGCGATTCAATCAATCAAAGGGTTCCACGAGGAGCGAACGGAGATTAAGGCGCGGTTCTATACTAGAGGGATAGGTACAGGCGTATCTTACATTTCTAACGTGGATTTGTATAACTCCAAAGCTGCAAGTTGGAG GGACACCCTTCAGCTTAGAATGGGTCCCAAGATGGCAGATCATGATCAAATCCCTGAGATATGTAGAAACGAGGTGATTGAGTGGGACCGAGAGATCCAACGGCTAGGAGAGGTTTTATCAGGGTTGATGTGTGAAGGGCTTGGAGTAGAGACATGGAGGTTGAAGGAAATGACATGTTTGGAAGGTAGAACAATGGTGGGTCACTACTACCCCAAGTGCCCACAACCTGATCTGACGGTTGGGCTTGCATATCATACGGATCCAGGGGTTTTGACTGTGGTGCAGCAGGACCATGTTGGTGGGTTGCAGGTTAGGTATGGTGAGGATTGGGTGGATGTTAAACCTGTTCCTGGAGCTCTTGTTATAAACGTTGGAGATTTGCTTCAG ATCATATCCAATGAAGTATACAAAAGTGCAGAGCATAGAGTCTTGGCCAACCCTTCCGATGAACCACGAGTCTCAATTGCGGTTTTCTTTAATCCAGGCAATAGGGATGACCTATATGGGCCGCTGCCAGAGCTAATATCATCAGAGAAACCAGCTCTCTATAGGCAGTTCACCTTGACAGACTTCATGACAAGGTTCTTCAAAAAAGAGTTGGATGGCAAATCTTTATCAAATTACTATAAGCTGTAA